Genomic window (Granulicella arctica):
TGAGCGAGGTTCCGGCGGCCACATTGACGTCGGCGGGACGAATGATCGGGTTCGATCCGGGAGCGGGAGGGCCGGTCTGTACTTGCTGCTGTTGCTGTGCGGGCGGATAGTTGGACGGCTGTCCCTGTGGTGGCGGGCCGCTCATCCCCTGCTGTCCGTTGTAGGCAGGTGCGGGCCCTGCGCCGGGGGTCACGGTGGTCGTGACGGCCTGTGCGGTCTGTCCGGGGACTGGCGGCTGAATGATGGTCGTCGTGGTGTTGCCGTTCTTATCGACGGAGATCACCTGCTGGGCCTGGCCGGTGGCGGCTGCCTGCTGTTTTGCGGTGTCGATTGCGGCGTCCTGCTTTGATTTGCAGCCGGTAAGAAGCATCAAGGCAATTGCGGTGGCTGTGGTGTAGCGGGTAATGGCCTGAGAGATCATGTTCGGTCCTCTTCTATTTCCTGATTGATTACGGCAGATTGTGAGGTTCAACTTTAGTTTGATGCCGATATGTACAAACGTACCGTATGCGATTCAGGATTCGCTGAAGGTTTAGCATGGTGAACATGACTACTGCGACCGCTACGCGCCCCCAGCTTGCCCATTTGACTGCACAGATTGATGACTTCAAAGCTCGCGGAACCTTCTTCAAACTGCGGGTGCTGGAGGATGAGCAGGCTCCGGTTTGCACCTATGATGGCAAGCGGGTTATTAACCTCGCCTCTAATAACTACCTGGGCCTGTGCAATCATCCAAAGCTGCGCGAGGCGGCGATTGCGGCGACGGTGAAGTACGGTGTCGGCTCGGGTGCGGTGCGGACAATTGCGGGCACGATGCGCATCCACATGGAGCTTGAGGAGAAGATTGCGGCGTTCAAAAACGTTGAGGCCTGCGTGGTCTTTCAGTCAGGGTTTACGGCAAATGCGGGAACAGTCTCTTCGATTCTTGGTAAGGATGACTTCATCCTGTCGGATGAGTTGAATCATGCTTCGATCATTGACGGAGCGCGGCTTTCGAAGGCCAAGATCAAGGTCTTCCGGCACAAGGACGTTGCGCACGCCGAAGAGTTGTTGAAAGAGATCGAGAACGAGCCAGGCCGGAAGCTGATCATCACGGACGGCGTGTTTTCGATGGACGGCGACATCGGTCCGGTTGGCGAACTGGCGACGCTGGCGGAGAAGTATGGCGCGATCATGATGGTCGACGATGCGCATGCGAGCGGCGTGCTGGGGCGTAACGGGCGCGGGTCGGTCGACCACTTCGGGGCGCATGGCAAGGTCGATATCCAGGTAGGCACGTTGTCGAAGGCAATTGCTTCGCTGGGCGGCTATGTGTGTGGAAGCCGCGATTTGATTGACTATCTCTACCATCGAGCGCGGCCGTTCCTGTTCTCGACCTCGCATCCGCCGAGTGTCGCTGCGACGTGCATTGCCGCATTCGATCTGCTCGAGAGTGAGCCGGAGCGGATCGAGCGGTTGTGGTCGAACACGTGGTACTTCAAGGAGCAGCTTACGAACGCGGGCTTTGATGTTGGCGGAGTGACGACGCCGAAGAGCGAGACGCCGATTACGCCGATCATCCTGGGCGATGGGCGAAAGACGATGGACTTTTCGAAGGCGCTGTTTGACGCGGGCGTGATGGCCACGGGGATTGCGTTTCCGACGGTGCCAGAGGGCAGGGCTCGCGTGCGAACGATCATGACGAGCGAGCATACGCGGGCCGAGATCGATCAGGCTCTTGAGACGATCGTGAGTGTAGCGAAGACAACGGGCGTGCTGGCGTAACGTCCGGCACGTCTCTTCGCAGGTCGCATGATTTGCGCGGCTGACGTTGCGTCCCTAGTATGGATTCATCAACCTGAGGTGGCTAGGGTTCCGCCGTAACCCAACGGGCAGGACCGAGCGCTACAGCAGCCGCAAGCCGGCTGGCACCCGAAGCATAAAAGGCTAGAGGGGGTGGTTGTAAGGCCGTAGGTCTGCCTTATACCCAATCCCGAGGCCTGCTTCATGCATCAGTCCGCTGTAACTCTCGTCCTTCTGTCCGCCCTCCTTCATGCGACCTGGAATGCCCAGCTCAAGGGCAGCAGTAACCGCTCGCAGTTTATGGCGAACATGTCCACCTGCATGGGCGTACTGGCGCTGATCTGTATTCCCTTCGTGCCTTTTCCAGTTGGATCAGCCTGGATGTGCATCGCCCTATCCGCCGTCCTTCACGTCGTGTACAACCTTCTCCTGCTGCAGAACTATCGCCTCAGCGACTTCAGCAGCGCTTATCCCATCGCTCGCGGCATCTCGCCCCTGATGGTCACCTACGGCGCCTTCGTTTTCATGCATCAGAGGCCCACCCTCTTCGCAATCGGTGGCGTTGCGATGATCTCCTCCGGCATCGTCTTTCTCTCAACCGGGAAAGACAGGGCGGGCACGCGTGCCACTCTCTCGGCCCTTGCTACCGGAGCAGTGATCGCTGCCTATACCGTTACAGACGGCATGGGCATTCAGCGTTCGCAGAACACCCTCTCCTACACGGCATGGGTCTTTGCCAGTTATCTCCTGATGCCTGTTGTTCTGCTCCTGCTGCGGGTTCCCGTCAAGGTTGTCACAATCGAGAATCTACCGCGTGCTGCGGGAGCGGGAGCGTTCTCACTGGCTGCCTACACACTTGTCTTATGGGCCACCCACTATGTCGATGTGGGGATTGTTTCCGCGTTGCGCGAGACGAGCGTTCTCTGGGCGATCGTACTTGGACGGCTCTTCCTCGGAGAGGCTTTCACGTGGCGCAGAGTCGTTTCGGCGTCCATTATCTGCCTGGGGATTGCCGCTTTAGTTTCCTGAATTGCGCCAGGCCCACGCCGCGTGGGTCGCCGGAAACAACAAAGCCGAAGTCCGAAGGGCGGAACGGGGACAGTTGGTCGGGCGAGGCTGCTTCGGGTCAGGACTGGCCTGCCTGTTCCAGTTCGGCGATGTTGAGTTTGACCATCTGCATCATGGCCAGCATGGCGTTGGGGTGTTTGAGGAGGTCACCCAAGCGGGAGGGGACAATCTGCCAGGCAAGGCCGAAGCGGTCCTCGAGCCAGCCGCACTGGATCTCTTTACCGCCCTGGGAGAGTTTGGCCCAATAGTGATCGATCTCGTGCTGGTCTTCGCAGGTGACGACGAAGGAGATAGCCTTGGTGAACTTGAACTCCGGGCCGCCGTTCATGGCTGTGAATTTCTGGCCATTTAGCTCAAAGTCGATGACGAGGATCTTGCCCTCGGGAACGCTGGTTTGCACGGGGGAACGAAAGCCTGTGAGCTGGCGAGAGTTGGGGAAGATGCCGGTGTAGAAGGCTACGGCTTCTTCGGCGTTCTGGTCGAACCAGAGGAATGGACTGATGCGCGGGGAGGCTTGGAGGGCGCTCATGGTGTCTCCTTGGCGTGAGCTTCTTGCGCGACCATTCTGCCGATTCTTCGCTTGCAATGCAAGGAGGATAAACGCAGATTTTCTCGGGAATGACAGAGAAGCGCGGAGACCAAAACAACCGCAGGTCCTTAGATTTTGCTGAGGATGACAGTTTAGAGGGGTGTCAGCGATAGATGATTTGTTCGATCCCACCCTTCGCGGTCAGGCTGCGAAGGATGGGGCACCCGAGCTAGGCGAGGGCGAGGTTCAGGTTGTTGATGGCTTCGTCGATCTCGCCTGTGGTTTTATAGCCCACCGTGACGCTTTGGACGCCTGCGGTACGGAAGGCGAAGCGCATGGCGGCCTGGCGATCCTGGTGATTGAAGACGCCCTCGCCGACGAGCTTCATGCTGATGACGCCCATGCCCTCTTTGCGGACCTGCCGGACGTGGGAGACGACCTCGGGGACGTTGCCGAGGACGGGGGCGTCGTGCTCTTCGGCGTCCATGTGGGTGCCGTTGTGGTTGACGCGGATCATGGCGACGTCGAGCCATTTGTTGCCGGGAACCTGTCTGAGGGCAGGCAGGCCGTGGACGGAGGCGCCACGCTTGACGACCGCGCCACGGTGCTGCGCTTCGGCGATGCCATCCTGCCAACGAAGGCTTTCCACAGGCCAGGTGCCGGTGTGCTGCCAGTGGAGCAGGAGGATGTCGAAGTACTCGGTGCGGGCGAGTTTGCGGAGCTCGTCGATCTTGGCCTGCGGGTCGACACCGTCGCGGGTGGTGACCTTCGACATGATTCGGTAGCTGTCGCGCGGGAGACCTTCGAGGGCGATGCCCAGGCGGCGGTGCATGTCGTCGTAGGACTCGGCTGTCTCGAAGAAGCGGATGCCGTGATCGTAGGCGTAGCGGACCTGGCGGGTGAACTCCGCCTGTCCGAGGTTGCGCTGGACCTGGCCGCCCACGCTGCCAGTGCCGAAGGCGAGCCGCGTAACCTTGACGCCGGAGTGGCCGAGTTCTACCCAGTCGGTGGCGGTTTGGGGTTCGGCGAAGAGTGGCTGCGTGCCGGTGACGCCGAGAACGGCGCCTGCGGCGATGCTGGTCTTAAGGAAGCTTCGGCGGGAGTAGCGAGTCATATACCTTCTCCGTTGGGAGAGAGAGTATCAATCGGGTTGGGAGCCGTCAAGAGTGAAGAGGCCGAGCCTATCCCGTCACATGGCGCTGAAGCCCCACGCTCCCACGCGTTAAGAGGCGCGGTGGACGATGCGACCTTCGCTGAGGGTGGTGTGGATCTGGCCGAGCATGGGGGCGCCGTCGAAGGGGGAGTTTTTGGATTTGGAGAGGCTGACTTCGGCGCTGTAGGTCCACGCGGCGGCGGGGGCGAAGAGGACGAGGTCGGCGTGGCTGCCGGGCTTGAGGTTGCCGCGATCGTGAAGCTTGATGAGCTGCGCTGGGTTTGTGCTCATCAGGGTTACGATCTTCGCAAGGGGCAGGCCGTGGTCGCGGTGGAGAATGCGCAGGGCGAGACCAAGTGCGGTTTCGAGGCCGGTGATGCCGTTGGGGGCGCGCTCGAACTCGACCTCTTTTTCATAGGCGGCGTGGGGGGCGTGGTCGGTGGCGATGCAGTCCACGGTGCCGTCGAGGATGGCGGCGATGACTGCCTGACGGTCGGACTCGGCGCGGAGGGGGGGATTCATCTTGGCGTTGGTGTCGAAGTGCTCAAGGGCCTCGTCGGTGAGGGTGAAGTGGTGTGGGGCGGCTTCGCAGGTGACGTGGAGGCCCTGCTGTTTGGCGAGGCGGATGGCGGCTAGTGCTTTGGCCGTCGAGACGTGCTGGACGTGGAGGTGGGGGCGCAGGCCTTCGACCTTTTCGATGTCGCGGAGGAGCTGGATGTCGCGCTCGACGATGTTCGATTCGGCTTCGATGGTCATACCGCGGAGGCCGAGGCGGAAGGCTACGGGGCCGAAGTTCATGCTGCATCCACCGGTAAGGCGGGTGTCTTCGGCGTGCTGGGAGATGGGGAGGCCGAGGCGGGCGGAGGCTACGAGTGCAGCCCACATGATGTCGCTGTCGAGGACGGGCTTGCCGTCGTCGGTGAAGCCTACGGCTCCGGCGTTGGCCAGGGCTTCGTAGTCGGAGAGGGTTTCGCCCAGCGAGCCAAGGGTGGCGGCGGGCATGGCGCAGAGGTTGACGGCGGCGTTGCGGGCCGGGGAGAGCATCCAGTGGAGGGAGGCTACGGAGTCGTTGACCGGGAGGGTGTTGGGCATGGCGACGACGGTGGTGAAGCCTCCGGCGGCGGCGGCGCGGGTACCGGTGGCGATGGTCTCTTTATAGGTCTGGCCGGGCTCGCGGAGGTGGACGTGGATGTCGATGAAGCCGGGGGCGAGCGTAAGGCCGGTGGCGTCCAGTTCTTCAGGGCCTGCGGGGAGGATGCCGGGGAGTTCGATTGCGGCGATGCGGCCGTGATGGATGAGGATGTCGCGCGGACTATCGAGGCCGGTGGCGGGGTCGAGGGCGTGGGCGTTGCGGATGAGGAGGTCTGGGGTCATGGGGTGGCACCTAAGGCGCGGACGAGTAGGGCGGTGCGGATGGCCAGGCCATGGGTGACCTGTTGCTCGATGGCGGAATTGGGGCAGTCGGCTACTTCACCGGCGATCTCGAGGCCGCGGATCATGGGGCCAGGGTGCATGACGAGGGCGTTGGGGGCGTGGGTGGCGAGGCGCTCCGTCGTGAGTTGGTAGTGGGCGATGTAGTCGGCGAGGTCGAGTTCGAGGCCGGCGAGGCGTTCGCGCTGGATGCGGAGCATCATGGCGACACAACCATGCGGGGCGGCGTGGGCGAGCGTAAGCGCGAGGTCGAAGTCGCGGATGATCTCGATCCAGCCAGTGGCTGCGGGGTCGGTGGCGAGACCTTCGATGGCGTGCTGCGGGAGGAGTTCCGGAGGGCCGCAGAGGATGACGCGGGCTCCAAGCCGGGGGAGCAGCATGGCGTTCGAGCGGGCTACGCGGGAGTGGCGAATGTCGCCGGTGATGACGATGGTGACGCCGTCCAAGGACTTTGCGTGTGCGGTTGCGGCATCGAGGTTGAGGCGGGTGAGGATGGTGCGGAGGTCCAGCAGAGCCTGGGACGGGTGCTGGTGCATGCCGTCGCCGGCGTTGAGGACGGGGAGGTTGCAGGTGCGTTCGAGGAGCTCCGGTGCGCCGGAGGCGGGGTGCCGGAGGATGATGCACTCGGCTCCGAGGGCGCGGAGGGTGAGGCCGGTGTCCTTGAGGGACTCACCTTTTTCGATCGAGGAGGACTTGTCGCTGACGAGAGTGGTGGTGGCCCCGAGCGATTTGGCGGCGAGTTCGAAGGAGGTGCGGGTGCGGGTGCTGGACTCGTAGAAAAGGAGAGCGATGCGGCGGCCCTGCAGAAGCTTTGCTCGCTCGCCCGGGTGCATCTTCTCGATCTGCGTGGTGAGGGCGAGGAGGTGAGCTACTTCGGCTATGGGGAGACCGTTGACGGTGAGGAGGGAGCCGAGGTTCATGAGATAAGTGTGGCGCAATGCTCCTTCAGGATGACACAAGAAGAGATGAGCGACATGGCAGAAGGTCCGCTTGATGATGCCCGGATCAACGCTCGGCCAGAAGTTTCTTGATGTTTACTTCAACATCATCCTTACTAACGACCCCAACATAGGTCGCAGCGATCTTCCCGGAGCGATCAAGCAAATAAGTCGCGGGATAAGACGGGAATCCGTAAGCGTCGACCACTGCGCCATCTCCCATCAGAATGGGATAGTTGAGTTTATGGCTGGCCATAAAGGGCCGCACGAGTCCCCAGGCTTCATCGGGGCTCTTCAATCCTTCATAAGGGATATCTGCAGAGATGCCAACAGCGGTAAAACCGCTCTTTTCATATGCCTTTTGGAGCTCCATGAAGGAAGGTATCTCAAGGATGCAACCTCCGCATTTCGTCGCCCAGAAGTTCAAAAGGACAACCTTCCCCCGGTACTCCGCTACTTGAACGATCTTGCCATCGGCGGCAGCAAGATCGAAATTATGTGCAGGCTTACGATCAGGTTGAGCGACAAGCATAGCGTGAACGTCATGCTGAGCATGAGCAACTGCGGGCGTCAGTCCTGCCGACGAGGACGCAATCAGGAGGGCGATGGCAAGTCGCCTTCCTACTCCTGATTCCATTTCTTTGACGCGAAGGACGTGCATACCGCGTTTCCTTTCCGAAGGAGAAATTGCAATCCTGCCCTGCGATATCGAGGAGGAAACGCTAGTCTGCCAGTTCTACGAGAAGGACTTGTTCGTCGCTGTCGATCTCGTTGAGCTTGACCTCGATGATCTCGCGGCGGGAGGTGGGGATGGTGCGGCCTGTGAAGGTGGCCTGAATAGGGAGTTCGCGGTGGCCGCGGTCGATGAGCACGAGGAGTTGGACGCTCTTGGGGCGGCCGTGGCTGAAGAGCGCGTCGAGGGCGGCGCGAATGGTGCGTCCGGTGTAGAGGACGTCGTCGCAGAGGACGATGTCGCGACCGGCGATGTCGAAGCCGATCTCGCCTGGGGTTACGGTGGGGCGGGGGCCGGCGGTCGAGAGATCGTCGCGGTAGAAGCTGATGTCGAGAATGCCGGTGTCGACGGGGTGCTTTTCGATCTTGCCGATCAAGGAGGCGAGGCGTTGAGCAAGCGGAATCCCGCGACGCTTGATGCCAACGAGGCCGAGGTTGGCGCTCCCATCATTTTTCTCGACGATCTCGTGGGCAAGGCGGACGAGGGTGCGTTCGATCTCGGAGGCCGACATGAGACGGCCTTTGTGGCGAAGTTTCGGGGTCTGGAGAGACTCAGTCATAGCGGTTGGGGTCGATTCTAGCAGTTGCAGCCTGCCGCCTCCAGTTGCTAGAGGCGGGCGCGCCGGCGGGTTCGCAGGAGTCCATTGACAGCTCCGCCAAAGGTCGAGAAGAGAAGGAGCAGGATGGCCATGAACGCCATGGTCGCGAGGAGAATTCCTGACTGAAACTCAGGGAGGTCGTAGAACTTCAGAATTTCTGCCTGAATTTCGGCGGGCTGGGCTGCGGCAGTCTGGCTGGCAGCGACCTTTGCCTGCGTAAGGATCTGAGCGAATCCCGCGTCGAAGCCGGCCATGGCATGGAGGCCGAAGCGGGCGACGAGGCCAGCGATCGCCATGGAGATGCCGGTCAGGAGGATGACTGCGGCTCCGGCGGTGAGGCCGATGCGGGCTCCGACGGCGGCATCCATCCATGCCAGGGGACGGCGGCGATGGTAGAGCGCGAGCGTCGAGGTGGACGCAGTGAGTATCCAGATGGTGCTGAGAAACGAGAAAGCCGGGATGCGGAGGGAGAGGATGAGAAGAGCGGCAGCGATGGCCGCCACGATGGCCGAGCAGCGAAATGCCGCCTGCCAGTCCACCTGCCTGGGCAGCGGCGGGGGCAGGGCTCCAGTGGTGTCGGCATTGGCAACGGGAGCCTGATCGGCGAAGTAGTCTTCGGAGAGGTAAAGCTGCGGCGATCCGCAGTGGGGACAGAAGAGCCTGATGCCGTCACCAGAGGGTAGATCGCCGCCACATCGGTGACAAATTTTCTGCATACGTTCTAAAGCTATCCCAGCCTGTAGGGTGCGGCAAGCTGGAGGCTACTGCTCCTTCTCGTGCTTGTCGTTCTGGCTGCTGTCGTGCTTGTCATTGTCGTCGGTGCCGAAGTGGAAGTCGATCGGCAGATCAAGTGAGACCAGCCCGAACTTAGTGCCGCTGTCTTCGGGATTGATGTCGACGATATGCTGGTGTTTCTTCGAACCGGCTTTGAGTTGGAACTTGGTGTCCTTGTCGCTGCCGCTTCCGTTGATTTGCAGGTCTTTGCCGCTTATGTGAAGACCTCCGTCACCGCTACCGTTGTGGTTATCATCGTCGCAACTGAGGCCTTCGTTGGTGCGGGTAGGCGTGCCTACGGGGTGCTTATCCTGACATTGAATGACGTTCCCGAAGCGGTTGAGCGCCTTTTTGTAGAAGGCAAGAACCTTCTCGGGGCTGTCGGGGGTTCGGTACGAGGCAGCTTTGACCTTGAGCTGGAAGCTCCCGAAGCTCATGTTGACATCGGCGGCCCCGTCTTCATCCTTGCCGTTGTCCTTCTGTTTGCGGACGAGTGTAGCTCCCGGGTAGGCCGGCAGACCGATGCCAGCGAGAACGTTGGTCTGGTCCGTCTTGACCTGCATGCCCCCGAAGGGTGTGGCGATCTTCACGTTGTCGCCGTTACCACTTTTATCAGTGTCAATACGACAGCCGGTAAGGCTCGCTGCCATGAGGATGATTGCCGCTGCTACGATCGTCTGGCGCATCTGACCCGTCCCTCTTGATACATAAGTTGCTGTCGCAACACTTTACGATACGCAGGCGGGCCGTGGAGAGTTCCGCGCGAATGGCGTTGCTGCATCGGCTCCTCGCGATTCTGCTCAGCACGGTGACTTCATTCCGGCTGCGAGTCGCGACAGAGGCGACACCAGGCTACCTGACGCCTTAGGTTACGAAGGAGTAGGCAAAGCCAAGTATGTGGTAACGAGACAAAAGGTCCTGTTCCACCGGCTCAGGCTAGGCCTATACTCTGGTTAGTCGCAGATACGGCAAAGCCGGGCGTCACCGGCTCCGGAGACATGCATGGCGCAGCATGGGACGACACGGCGGACCGCTCCTGGATCCAGGGGAGAGACGTCTGCGATTCCAGATAAGTTGTACTTCCGGATCGGGGAGGTTGCAGCTCTGTGTGAAGTTGCGACCTATGTCCTGAGGTTCTGGGAGAGCGAGTTTCCCCAGCTTAAGCCGAACAAGGGCGGGACTGGTCAGAGGCTGTATCGGCGAAGAGATGTTGAGATGGCATTACGTATCAAGACTCTGCTGTACGACGAGGGCTTTACCATCCCCGGCGCACGACAGACACTGAAGACGGAACAACGACATAAGGAGCCGCAACTCTCCTTAGCGATCCTGGAGAGCGAGTCGACTCCGAGTGTTAGCCGTAAAGGTTTGCTGCGACTGCAGAAGGATATGAAGGAGCTGTTGAGCATGCTCTCAGTGCCGGCTTCGAAGGGTGCGCTGCAATCGATTCGGGCACCACGAACGCAGCGTCCCGAGTTGAGCGATTTATCAAGCTCCGACGATTTGTTCTCTTAGCTGGCACATATTGAGACAGGTTCCGAGTCTCAGCAATTGATCGGCTTTCTGCATTCCCTTTCCTCTATTCGACGTAACTGTAAAGGACCGAGTCATGACATCCTCCGGAAAACACGAGAAAACAAATATGGGAACGCAGTGCCAGGATTGTGCTGGACTAAGCTTTCGCCGCTCGCGGTTGAAAGCTAAGGACATGATTCCGCTGCTGATGATGCGCTATCCGGTGCGCTGCCTTTCGTGTAGCAGACGGCAGACTGTCAGCTTTAGAGTGGCGCAGCGTTCCGTATCTTCATCGGTGAAGCAGGTGCGAGCCCCGCGTCCTGAAGAGTCCCATGGGGGCTGGATGTCTACGGATGTGCCTGCGACGTCGACTTCTCCCATGCCCGTGGACACAAGGAACTTCACGGCCATCCCGATCAGTGCACCGATTGTCATGCCTGAGTTACGTGGCGTTACGTTGAAGCACATCAACGCAAATCCCGGAAGCGAAGCAGTTTAGATCCCCGGACTGCGGCAGCATCTCCACTGCTATCTCATCGGGATAGACTCGACCACTAGAATCGTGAGTGTGTATGAGTTTTCTGAGATGACCTCCTGATTTGGCCGAGCACCCAACCTCCGATCTGACGAAGCATGTGCAACGACGCGGCATGTTTGCGATGCTGCGACCTTCGGCCACACATACGGCCTTTTCGGCGACGCTGCTGCTGATGGCGTCCACGATCGCTTCGGGTGTTCTCGGGCTGGTGCGGACGAAGTACATTGCGCATCTCTTCGGAGCGGGGCCGGTAACGGATGCCTACTATGCGGCGTTCCAACTGCCGGACATGATCAATTATTTCCTGGTTGGTGGGGTGGCTTCAATCTCGCTGGTGACGATCCTGAATCGCTACCGGCAGGCTGATGATGAGGCTGGGGGCGATCGCGCGCTATCCGTCGTGCTGAACGGGATGCTGGTCGTACTGGGAATCGGCGTGCTGATTGGCGAGATTTTTGCGCCGTTGTATACGCGGATTGCGTTCCACCAGTTTGGCCCGGAGGCGGCGGCGTTATGTACCTCGCTGACGCGGATGCTGTTGCCGGCGCAGCTCTTCTGGTTCGCTGGTGGTGTGCTCGGATCGAAGCTGCTGGTGCGCAAGATCTTTCTCTACCAGGCCGTCACGCCCGTTCTTTATAACGTCGGCATTATTGCCGGAGCGGTCTTCTTCTCGGCTCGCTTTGGGGTCTACTCGCTGGCGATTGGTGTAGTCGCGGGAGCGTTTGTTGGCTCGCTGCTGATCAACGGTTTTGGGGCGTATCGCAATGGGATGCGGTACCAGGCAGTCTTCAACCTGCGTGATCCGGCGTTTGTGGAGTGGCTACGCATGTCGCTGCCGCTGATGATCGGCGTCTCCCTGACGATGGCGGACAAGTGGATCCTTGCTTACTTTGCCTCGGGCGACGCAGGCGGCATCTCGCGGATGAGCGTGGCGAAGACACTCTTCAACGCGCCGATGGGCATTCTCGGACAGGCTGCAGGCGCGGCGTCACTTCCCTTCTTTGCGGCGCTCTTCAGCCAGGGGCGATTGACTGATTTCGCTGATGCCGTAAACCGATCCGCCTCGCGGGTCATCGCAGTCTCGCTGCTGGCGACCGGATGGATGATTGCGCTTGCCTCACCCATTGTGGATCTGATTCGCGGTGGTTCGTTCAGTCAAAAGGACGCTGCCGAGACGGCGAGCTACTTCATTATCTTTGCGGTGTCGATTGCGCTGTGGGCGGCGCAGGGATTCTACTCGCGAGCGTTTTATGCGGCAGGCAACACACGGGTTCCGGCGATTACGGGGTGGGTGGTGACGGTCGTTTCGATCCCGATCTACAGCGTGCTGTTCCACCGCATGGGCATGGTGGGACTAGCGATTGCGTCGGATATTGGCATTCTGCTGCTGACGCTGACCATGGCTCTGCAGCTTGACCGGCGCGGACTCGTTCCTGTCTCCGGGTTGGAAGGCTGGGAGTTGGCGAGAGCAACTCTCGCTGCGGTCGCAGGATACGGTGGCGCTGCTGCCTGCGTGCGCTACCTGCATCTCCCGCATGGCCACACGGGAGATGTGTTGATGATCGGAGCCGGGACGCTCTGCTGGGGCGCGCTCTGCTTTGGTGTCCTGACGGCTACTGGCTCGAAGCTGCCGAGGCAGATCCTGCGTCGAAAAAGCTAAGCAGAGACTACTTGGCGTCCTCGTATTCCTCGTGCCAGGCGGTCTGGATGGCTTCGAGGAGACCTTCGTTTGATTTGGCTCGGTCGCCGATGAAGCCCGGAATCTCGGTGACGTAGCGATGCAGATCGGTGAAGCGGACGGTATAGGGATCGAGGTCCGGGTACTTCTCCTGTAGCTGAATGCCAATCTCTTCGGTGTCTGTCCAATCGATTTCGCGGGGCATGTAAATCTCCTCAAGGATAGTTTAGCGAATCGCCGGGCGCTTGAAGCGGTCCATGTACTCTCCGGCGGTAATGCCGATGACGCGAATAAAGGTGCGGCGCATCGCGTCTGCGGTCTGGAAGCCGCTTGCATCAGCGACTTCTTTCAGGCCCATTGCGGAGCTGTCAATGATCTGCTGTGCGGCTTCAACGCGCATGCGATCGACGAACTGCCCCGGATTCATCTTCGTTTCGTGAAGGCAAACGCGCGTGAAGTGTCGTGCGCTCATGCCGAGACGTTCTGCGAGTTTTTCGACGCTTAGATCCTCGCGCAGGTTCTCGATCATCCACACCTGCAACTCTCGCAGAGGCCGCGAGGTGACGGCCTGATGCGAGAGCATGTGACTGAACTGGGCCTGTCCACCGGGACGTACGAGGAACATGACGAGTGATCTTGCGACGTCAAGAGCTACCTGGTGCCCGAGATCTTCTTCTACGAGAGCGAGCGAA
Coding sequences:
- a CDS encoding glycine C-acetyltransferase, with product MTTATATRPQLAHLTAQIDDFKARGTFFKLRVLEDEQAPVCTYDGKRVINLASNNYLGLCNHPKLREAAIAATVKYGVGSGAVRTIAGTMRIHMELEEKIAAFKNVEACVVFQSGFTANAGTVSSILGKDDFILSDELNHASIIDGARLSKAKIKVFRHKDVAHAEELLKEIENEPGRKLIITDGVFSMDGDIGPVGELATLAEKYGAIMMVDDAHASGVLGRNGRGSVDHFGAHGKVDIQVGTLSKAIASLGGYVCGSRDLIDYLYHRARPFLFSTSHPPSVAATCIAAFDLLESEPERIERLWSNTWYFKEQLTNAGFDVGGVTTPKSETPITPIILGDGRKTMDFSKALFDAGVMATGIAFPTVPEGRARVRTIMTSEHTRAEIDQALETIVSVAKTTGVLA
- a CDS encoding DMT family transporter, with the protein product MHQSAVTLVLLSALLHATWNAQLKGSSNRSQFMANMSTCMGVLALICIPFVPFPVGSAWMCIALSAVLHVVYNLLLLQNYRLSDFSSAYPIARGISPLMVTYGAFVFMHQRPTLFAIGGVAMISSGIVFLSTGKDRAGTRATLSALATGAVIAAYTVTDGMGIQRSQNTLSYTAWVFASYLLMPVVLLLLRVPVKVVTIENLPRAAGAGAFSLAAYTLVLWATHYVDVGIVSALRETSVLWAIVLGRLFLGEAFTWRRVVSASIICLGIAALVS
- a CDS encoding VOC family protein; translated protein: MSALQASPRISPFLWFDQNAEEAVAFYTGIFPNSRQLTGFRSPVQTSVPEGKILVIDFELNGQKFTAMNGGPEFKFTKAISFVVTCEDQHEIDHYWAKLSQGGKEIQCGWLEDRFGLAWQIVPSRLGDLLKHPNAMLAMMQMVKLNIAELEQAGQS
- a CDS encoding aldo/keto reductase; amino-acid sequence: MTRYSRRSFLKTSIAAGAVLGVTGTQPLFAEPQTATDWVELGHSGVKVTRLAFGTGSVGGQVQRNLGQAEFTRQVRYAYDHGIRFFETAESYDDMHRRLGIALEGLPRDSYRIMSKVTTRDGVDPQAKIDELRKLARTEYFDILLLHWQHTGTWPVESLRWQDGIAEAQHRGAVVKRGASVHGLPALRQVPGNKWLDVAMIRVNHNGTHMDAEEHDAPVLGNVPEVVSHVRQVRKEGMGVISMKLVGEGVFNHQDRQAAMRFAFRTAGVQSVTVGYKTTGEIDEAINNLNLALA
- a CDS encoding dihydroorotase, whose amino-acid sequence is MTPDLLIRNAHALDPATGLDSPRDILIHHGRIAAIELPGILPAGPEELDATGLTLAPGFIDIHVHLREPGQTYKETIATGTRAAAAGGFTTVVAMPNTLPVNDSVASLHWMLSPARNAAVNLCAMPAATLGSLGETLSDYEALANAGAVGFTDDGKPVLDSDIMWAALVASARLGLPISQHAEDTRLTGGCSMNFGPVAFRLGLRGMTIEAESNIVERDIQLLRDIEKVEGLRPHLHVQHVSTAKALAAIRLAKQQGLHVTCEAAPHHFTLTDEALEHFDTNAKMNPPLRAESDRQAVIAAILDGTVDCIATDHAPHAAYEKEVEFERAPNGITGLETALGLALRILHRDHGLPLAKIVTLMSTNPAQLIKLHDRGNLKPGSHADLVLFAPAAAWTYSAEVSLSKSKNSPFDGAPMLGQIHTTLSEGRIVHRAS
- a CDS encoding aspartate carbamoyltransferase catalytic subunit, with amino-acid sequence MNLGSLLTVNGLPIAEVAHLLALTTQIEKMHPGERAKLLQGRRIALLFYESSTRTRTSFELAAKSLGATTTLVSDKSSSIEKGESLKDTGLTLRALGAECIILRHPASGAPELLERTCNLPVLNAGDGMHQHPSQALLDLRTILTRLNLDAATAHAKSLDGVTIVITGDIRHSRVARSNAMLLPRLGARVILCGPPELLPQHAIEGLATDPAATGWIEIIRDFDLALTLAHAAPHGCVAMMLRIQRERLAGLELDLADYIAHYQLTTERLATHAPNALVMHPGPMIRGLEIAGEVADCPNSAIEQQVTHGLAIRTALLVRALGATP
- a CDS encoding peroxiredoxin family protein — translated: MLVAQPDRKPAHNFDLAAADGKIVQVAEYRGKVVLLNFWATKCGGCILEIPSFMELQKAYEKSGFTAVGISADIPYEGLKSPDEAWGLVRPFMASHKLNYPILMGDGAVVDAYGFPSYPATYLLDRSGKIAATYVGVVSKDDVEVNIKKLLAER